TTCGACGGCGACTCCTTCAAGCACGGCCTGGGCCAGCAAGTGCTCGGAGAAACTTGGGTGAACCACCACGGCAATCACGGCCACGAAAGCACGCGCGGCATCTTCGCGCCGGCAGCCAAGGAACACGCGATTCTCCGCGGCATCCACGACGGCGAAATCTGGGGCGACACGGATGTCTACACCGTCGACTTGCCGATGCCGGAATCGGTGACGCCGCTGGTCTACGGCCAGGTTCTCAAGGGCATGAAGCCGGACGACGCGCCCGTCGAAGGCAAGAAGAATGACCCGATGATGCCAATCGCCTGGCTGAACAAATATCGCTACGACGGCGCGGAGGGCGCGGCGTTTTGTTCGACGCTGGGCGCGGCGACCGACCTGGCTACGCCGGCTTCGCGACGCTTGCTCGTCAACGCCGCGTACTACCTGCTCGGCATGGACGTGCCGGCCGCGGGAACGGACGTGGAACTCGTGGGCGCATTCCAGCCGACCAAATTTCGTGCCGGCGGCCATCGCCCGGGCGTGAAGCCGGAGCAATTGGCATGGGCCGAAGCGGGTACTGCCGAAGCGGCGGGCAGCGCGACGGCCTTCACGTTGGAAAAGGGAGATCACATCTGCATCCTCGGCGGCACGGTCGCCGAACGGATGACGCATTTCGGCTGGCTCGAAACGCGGCTCCAATCGCGCTTTCCGGAACACCAACTGGTAATTCGCAATCTCGGCTATTCGGCCGACGAGATCGACGGGTTCCGCAACTTCGATCATCGGCTGCGCTCGATGGATTTCGGTTCACAGGACCAATGGCTGGCGGGAGCAGCGGGCGTGCCGCAACCGGACAAGCTCTCGCCGCGCGATCAAGGCAAGGTCAGCGAAAACCGCTTCGGCCTGACGGAAACCAAGGCCGACGTGATCTTCGCCTGCTACGGTTACAACGAATCGTTCGCGGGTGAAGAGGGCTTGGAAGCGTTCAAAAAGAACGCCGCG
This DNA window, taken from Planctomycetia bacterium, encodes the following:
- a CDS encoding GDSL-type esterase/lipase family protein, with the protein product MMPHLHRLLSTLAAVFVLLSAGSSVASAADPWVVYQGQSGPGAGKHIVLVSGDEEYRSEEALPMLGKLLAARHGFKCTVLFAIDPDTGEINPGQVDNIPGLEALDSADLLVLFTRFRNLPDEQMKHVDDYLKAGKPVLGIRTATHAFNVPEGRAYRRWSYNFDGDSFKHGLGQQVLGETWVNHHGNHGHESTRGIFAPAAKEHAILRGIHDGEIWGDTDVYTVDLPMPESVTPLVYGQVLKGMKPDDAPVEGKKNDPMMPIAWLNKYRYDGAEGAAFCSTLGAATDLATPASRRLLVNAAYYLLGMDVPAAGTDVELVGAFQPTKFRAGGHRPGVKPEQLAWAEAGTAEAAGSATAFTLEKGDHICILGGTVAERMTHFGWLETRLQSRFPEHQLVIRNLGYSADEIDGFRNFDHRLRSMDFGSQDQWLAGAAGVPQPDKLSPRDQGKVSENRFGLTETKADVIFACYGYNESFAGEEGLEAFKKNAADFITHTLGQKYNGHSAPRLVLVSPLAMEHVLDANLPTTEQVAATNQRIRMYADALAEVAKAHAVPFLDIYEATAGERAPEHALTINGVHQNVEGDALIAAAIEQQLFPNGPMIKRDAAALEALRAAVVD